The segment TAAGTTTCTCATTCATCTCATCGGCCATATGTTACACCTGATATGATCATCATGCATTCATCATTTTCATTTAGGCTTGCAGTTTAGTAATGTTAGGATATAAGTATTATGTAAAATTGCTTAAACAGATATAAATTTAACATCGGTCACAAACAACCGCCTCATTTAGCATTTAATCTTTTAAGATCGACTTTTGAAAAACTTCCACGATCTTATCCCATGTCCTGACTGGTGGGTCGTACTTGTCAGTAGTACCAAATTGTCTGAGGATCTGTTCTCTTATATCATCAACATTCTGTGGCCTCACAAAAAAAGTTCCTTTGTAATCAGCCATTGATTCCTTAAGTCCACCTACCTCTGAAACAACCACAGGCTTCCCAAAAGACATTCCGATATGAGCAATCCCACTCTGGGATGCCCTGAGGTATGGTAAGACCAGTACATCTGCTGCACTGAAGTAAGTGGGTATCATGTCATCAGGCACGTACTCATCAACTAACGTTATCTTTTCTGAATAAGGGGACTTTTCTATTTGCTCCAGAAGTTCTTTACGATCTTCCCAGACCTCACCGACAATGAGCAATCTGCTTTTTTGAGCTATTTCCTCAGGCAGCTCTTCAAAAGCCTCTATAAGATAAGGTATGCCTTTGTATTTTCTGATCAGACCAAATGAGAGGATGACAAATTCTTCTTCTATAGAAAGACTTTCTTTTGCGTCCCTGCTTTCTACAGGCTCCCCGTACTGATCATAGAGTCCATGGGGAATCACATGGATCTTTTCCATGTCGATGTCATATCTTTCAGCAACCAGTTGCTGATCGGACCTTGAATGAGTTATGTATGCATCCAAGTCCTTACGGAGACTTTTTCCCATCAATTTAGAGTATAATCGAATTGGAAGAATGGCTTCTTCAAAGGGATCCACAACTTCGTGGAACTCTATTACCACTTTTGTGTCCTTACCCAAACTGGAGAACAGTTTCAGCAAAAGGTGCATATGCGCCACCGAAGATGTCCACCACTGCAATATCACAACATCCGGATGCTGCCTTTTAAAAAAGCGATAGGCTTTGAACCAGGTAAACGGATTATTGTAGTCCATCCCGTCAAATACCTCAATATCGGAACGGAAATCCAGAGTGGAAATGTCCTTCCCCACGTGCCCCTTTCCCGGAAACAGGAATGTGGGCAGCAATTGCCTGAAGCAGATAACTGAGACATCATAACTTTCTGACATCGCGTTTGCTAATCTGATCGTATAATAACTGATACCACTGATAAAACGCTTTGAAGGTCCCACAATACATATCTTCTTTTCAGACCGCATCTAACCTAAAATTGCATCATCTTTATATTAAACTAATGCATGAATATCCTAAAGAGGCAAAATATTGAAGATCGCACAGATATGTCCCCGTTATGCTCCCGAAATCGGAGGAGTGGAAACCCATGTTAAAGAGATCAGTGAAAAGCTGGTCCAAAGGGGACATGCTGTCGATGTTATCACAACCGATCCAACCGGCAAACTATCAAAAAACGAGATAATAAATGGTGTAAACGTCATCAGGTTCAAAGCATTTGCTCCGGGAAATGCATACTTCTTTGCTCCACAAATATATTCGTATCTGAAAAACCAAGACTATGATATTGTCCACGCACATAGCTATCATGCATTGCCTGCCTTCTTTGCAGCTCTGGCCAGACCCGGAAAAAAGTTTGTATTCACCCCACATTACCACCGCAGCGGCCACACCTTTTTCAGGAACTTACTGCATAAACCATACAGATTACTTGGAAGAATGATTTTTTCCAGAGCCTATACAATAATATGCGTCTCCGAATTTGAAAAAGGCCTTGTCAATGAGGACTTCAATGTTAGTGGCAAGATCGAAAAAATTCCCAACGGAATAAATCTTGCAGAATTTGAGAAACTGAGACCACAGAAAGATGAAAGCGGAAAAAAAACACTCCTCTACGTGGGCCGCCTGGAAGAATACAAGGGCGTACAATATATAATTCAGGCTTTGCCGGAACTACCTGATTTCAAACTCAAGATAGTTGGAAAAGGTCCCTATGAAGACGAGCTTCACAAGCTTGCCGATCAAATCGGTGTTTTTGACCGCATCGAATGGTTAAAGGGAATTTCGAGGGATGAACTTTTGAATTGCTATGCATCAGCAGATATATTTTTAATGCTTTCAAAGCATGAAGCATACGGGATAACGGTGGCAGAGGCTCTGGCCGCAGGCACGCCTTGTGTTGTAGCAAG is part of the Methanococcoides methylutens MM1 genome and harbors:
- a CDS encoding glycosyltransferase, giving the protein MRSEKKICIVGPSKRFISGISYYTIRLANAMSESYDVSVICFRQLLPTFLFPGKGHVGKDISTLDFRSDIEVFDGMDYNNPFTWFKAYRFFKRQHPDVVILQWWTSSVAHMHLLLKLFSSLGKDTKVVIEFHEVVDPFEEAILPIRLYSKLMGKSLRKDLDAYITHSRSDQQLVAERYDIDMEKIHVIPHGLYDQYGEPVESRDAKESLSIEEEFVILSFGLIRKYKGIPYLIEAFEELPEEIAQKSRLLIVGEVWEDRKELLEQIEKSPYSEKITLVDEYVPDDMIPTYFSAADVLVLPYLRASQSGIAHIGMSFGKPVVVSEVGGLKESMADYKGTFFVRPQNVDDIREQILRQFGTTDKYDPPVRTWDKIVEVFQKSILKD
- a CDS encoding glycosyltransferase family 4 protein, translating into MKIAQICPRYAPEIGGVETHVKEISEKLVQRGHAVDVITTDPTGKLSKNEIINGVNVIRFKAFAPGNAYFFAPQIYSYLKNQDYDIVHAHSYHALPAFFAALARPGKKFVFTPHYHRSGHTFFRNLLHKPYRLLGRMIFSRAYTIICVSEFEKGLVNEDFNVSGKIEKIPNGINLAEFEKLRPQKDESGKKTLLYVGRLEEYKGVQYIIQALPELPDFKLKIVGKGPYEDELHKLADQIGVFDRIEWLKGISRDELLNCYASADIFLMLSKHEAYGITVAEALAAGTPCVVARGSALDEFVDGIMCIGIEVSDIADKLIESICTLKNNKIETLKNQNKLMDWESVTDKIITLYEK